The following are encoded together in the Babesia microti strain RI chromosome II, complete genome genome:
- a CDS encoding hypothetical protein (overlaps_old_locusTagID:BBM_II02995), producing METRGLKTLFAGGVSSTIPLVTLQATLYLVGPILGHDILDSEEFFETMTWVVNVGMMAGSLVAVLYIDKSATCYYYLTFISAMGCHSLVFLTIRPNDEFLWLVLGVSMGTFSTICQYKVILRAAIYEKKDYALGLIPLAIAGITFGNLLGIGIQYYVLKRFPLSNTVDEKMFLIYVWIFTITVMILSVKFYTDIAVEIDHGGISMNNDRSISIFNHYDSFKSGFKSFKLVINPLFLYLTCLTLESFFIPGSG from the coding sequence atggAGACTAGGGGACTGAAAACATTATTCGCAGGAGGGGTTTCTTCTACAATACCATTGGTGACGTTACAAGCAACTTTGTATCTGGTAGGACCCATTTTAGGCCACGATATTCTCGATTCTGAAGAATTCTTTGAAACAATGACATGGGTAGTGAATGTAGGAATGATGGCAGGAAGCTTAGTCGCAGTGTTGTATATCGATAAATCAGCCACTTGCTATTATTATCTAACATTTATAAGTGCAATGGGATGTCACTCCCTTGTTTTCCTAACTATTAGACCAAATGACGAATTTTTATGGTTGGTACTAGGAGTGTCAATGGGAACATTTTCAACTATATGTCAATACAAAGTTATTTTACGTGCAGCTATATATGAAAAAAAGGATTATGCATTGGGGTTAATTCCATTGGCTATCGCAGGAATAacatttggaaatttattaGGTATCGGTATACAGTATTATGTTTTGAAAAGGTTTCCCTTGAGTAATACAGTAGATGAAAAGATGTTTCTTATATACGTATGGATTTTTACAATAACAGTTATGATATTATCagttaaattttatactgATATTGCTGTAGAAATTGATCATGGAGGAATATCTATGAACAATGACAGGAGTatatccatttttaatcaCTATGACTCTTTTAAGAGTGGATTTAAATCttttaaattagttataaaTCCACTATTTCTCTACTTAACATGTTTAACACTGGAATCATTCTTCATACCTGGATCTGGTTAG
- a CDS encoding hypothetical protein (overlaps_old_locusTagID:BBM_II02975;~overlaps_old_locusTagID:BBM_II02980) codes for MALSTTELVKSGDKICIYNTSKSSFIQLDSHGRSSRAVWIISSNDKIIRANSVITLLDSAGGRYLSCKYISTQPSYWIVMLAMGGDTALINSFSAIKFICQCHKRILQYAHSADEFTQKAGSWDIWRIVHSDRLRVGIFASHLPKLLTTPTDIDGSRGNESAIYTLETNNFSSDRELETILMSLFYLDCNNSVSSGEYDVCENKKIENFHFTELLNFSGMLKKCASFVEEQIGHRAPSGRVDYVRQTIATQVYNAIEGFYHKLSNVDISCNGMLNLRTALEPEVELFTRIVKLIPFWNDCNTINFMPNDVQTLQNPIYTKIHQSISDAQRTFYSDSSNRSIYVLCDIMGKVPPKHFDKTILDALSRELFSKLDENKNPIATILHRTIKVCHTSKFDTLFPNSYRIKYFAHQALSREITEAKQGLTKVWLNALNLGKNPRDISLLELQNGACLLRWRMRTYLDELDLTTRTRANNLPVVTCLEELIKGYKCYCNALQFDARLYDLIYECLQFSKYFTVQHNITNSHTVNISIVRDGEAKLSELWTNFYKQCAQCTQVENALS; via the exons ATGGCGTTATCCACTACTGAACTGGTGAAATCAGGtgacaaaatttgtatatacaATACTTCCAAATCTTCGTTCATCCAATTAGATTCGCACGGCCGAAGCTCCAGGGCCGTTTGGATTATTTCATCCAATGACAAAATAATTCGGGCTAATTCGGTAATTACTCTGCTAGATAGTGCTGGAGGGAGGTATTTGTcatgtaaatatatatctacACAGCCATCTTACTGGATAGTGATGTTGGCCATGGGTGGGGACACTGCACTGATAAATTCATTCTctgcaattaaatttatttgtcaATGCCACAAACGAATTCTTCAATATGCACACAGCGCAGATGAATTTACCCAAAAAGCTGGATCTTGGGACATTTGGCGGATCGTTCATTCCGACAGACTACGAGTGGGGATTTTTGCTTCCCATCTCCCGAAATTACTAACAACTCCAACCGATATTGATGGCAGTAGAGGGAATGAATCTGCAATTTATACGCTagaaacaaataatttttcaagtGACAGAGAGTTGGAGACTATTTTAATGTctttattttatttggattGCAACAATTCAGTATCAAGTGGCGAATACGATGTTTGCGAAAACAAAAAAATCGAAAACTTCCATTTTACAG AACTTCTCAACTTCTCTGGAATGCTAAAAAAATGCGCCTCATTTGTAGAGGAACAAATTGGCCACAGAGCGCCTTCTGGTAGGGTTGACTACGTTAGGCAAACCATAGCTACACAGGTATACAATGCCATTGAAGGTTTTTACcataaattatccaatgTTGACATATCATGCAATGGAATGCTTAATCTTAGGACGGCGCTAGAACCGGAGGTGGAATTGTTTACGAGGATCGTCAAATTGATCCCCTTTTGGAACGATTGCAATACAATCAACTTTATGCCCAATGATGTCCAAACCTTACAAAACCCCATATATACCAAGATACACCAATCCATTAGCGATGCGCAACGAACATTTTACAGCGACAGTAGCAACAGATCAATATACGTGCTGTGTGATATTATGGGCAAAGTCCCCCCGAAACACTTTGATAAAACAATATTGGATGCATTGTCAAGAGAACTTTTCTCAAAATTAGATGAAAACAAAAACCCCATAGCAACAATATTACACCGAACCATTAAAGTATGCCATACAAGTAAATTTGATACGTTATTCCCAAATTCATACcgtataaaatattttgccCACCAGGCACTTTCCAGAGAAATTACCGAGGCTAAACAAGGACTTACCAAAGTATGGCTTAATGCGTTAAATCTTGGGAAAAATCCCAGAGATATTTCGCTATTGGAGCTCCAAAATGGTGCTTGCCTGCTGAGGTGGAGGATGAGGACATATCTAGACGAACTGGATCTGACAACCAGAACACGGGCGAATAACCTACCGGTAGTGACTTGTTTGGAAGAATTAATAAAGGGTTATAAGTGCTACTGTAATGCACTGCAATTTGATGCCAGACTTTATGACCTCATATACGAGTGCCTCCAATTCTCAAAATACTTCACTGTCCAGCACAATATAACTAATAGCCACACTGTCAACATTTCCATAGTTAGGGATGGAGAGGCGAAGTTAAGTGAACTATGgacaaatttttacaaacaaTGTGCGCAGTGTACACAGGTGGAAAATGCACTATCATAG
- a CDS encoding Vesicle-associated membrane protein-associated protein B (overlaps_old_locusTagID:BBM_II02960): MASLLKVSPQDNIEFPLVLYTPLNANLLLENLSGVHVAFKIKTTAPKGYLVRPSTGTIKPGEALTVQIILQPLSEVPNVVNDRFLVQCTAIANDELVSKDFWTTLDKASIQDHRLNVTFKKDIGLNIQTSQSNIGVPPHIAARILTPLGPNAGVAELRQKYEELVSYCLTAEKQKAALVKDNEKLRQRLHLGPNDPASGNKWPLEGWHLPVMVIILVIILKAIGYW; encoded by the exons ATGGCATCGCTGCTGAAAGTATCTCCACAGGACAATATCGAGTTTCCACTGGTGTTATACACGCCTTTAAATGCGAACTTATTACTGGAAAACTTATCTGGTGTGCATGTGGCCTTTAAAATCAAGACCACAGCACCCAAGGGCTATCTAGTCCGCCCCTCAACAGGGACAATTAAACCTGGAGAGGCACTTACTGTTCAAATCATTTTGCAGCCTCTTAGTGAGGTTCCAAATGTGGTCAACGACAGGTTCCTCGTCCAGTGCACTGCCATCGCAAATGACGAATTGGTTTCCAAGGATTTCTGGACTACACTCGACAAAGCCAGTATCCAAGATCACCGCCTCAATGTAACCTTTAAGAAGGATATTGGTCTCAACATACAGACAAGCCAATCCAACATTGGCGTCCCGCCTCACATCGCCGCCAGAATTCTCACCCCCTTGGGACCCAATGCAGGCGTTGCAG AACTAAGACAAAAGTACGAGGAGCTAGTATCATACTGTCTAACGGCAGAAAAGCAAAAGGCTGCTCTGGTTAAAGACAACGAGAAACTTCGTCAGCGCCTCCACCTGGGCCCCAACGACCCTGCCTCTGGAAACAAATGGCCCCTAGAAGGTTGGCATCTACCCGTAATGGTGATCATATTAGTAATTATTCTCAAGGCCATTGGCTACTGGTAG
- a CDS encoding hypothetical protein (overlaps_old_locusTagID:BBM_II02995), with protein sequence MLLCIRLPMGMLYIVTAHYQDRIQNFEEMVMCLSVLGTFISGIIAGTITSLALTGLFFGVIESDKTKGAVIFNKARVVLSFAIYFGNYIKFIVSWVSRKYLALFAYVVRHSGNGHIWPTANISNAWSKFKWWVYGTIVFMHFDIKLFFNIFMGLFRELFNLNLPDA encoded by the coding sequence ATGTTGCTATGTATAAGATTGCCAATGGgaatgttatatatagtgACTGCGCATTATCAAGATAGAATTCAGAATTTTGAGGAAATGGTAATGTGCTTGTCGGTCTTAGGCACCTTTATAAGTGGTATTATCGCTGGAACTATAACGTCACTTGCCCTAACGGGATTGTTCTTTGGTGTGATAGAATCTGATAAAACAAAAGGTGCTGTGATATTTAATAAGGCAAGAGTAGTTTTATCATTTGCCATATACTTTGGGAATTATATCAAGTTTATTGTTTCCTGGGTTTCTAGAAAATATCTGGCATTATTTGCATATGTGGTTAGACACTCAGGAAATGGTCATATTTGGCCCACAGCTAACATTTCTAATGCATGGAGTAAGTTTAAATGGTGGGTATACGGCACTATTGTTTTTATGCACtttgatataaaattgttctTTAATATCTTTATGGGTCTTTTTAGAGAATTGTTCAACCTTAATCTTCCAGACGcttaa
- a CDS encoding inner membrane complex protein 1e, putative (IMC1e) (overlaps_old_locusTagID:BBM_II02990) yields MGDSIVEQSIQIKEVMKHEIEERVIQVPNTKIVEKIVEVPEPIYKENIIRVKKPVICDRIKHIPKPIIRENVVHVPEITYTDKIVEVPQIIYKENIVEVPKTIVQERIISVPKKVVKEKIINVPQIEYKTVIEEKIVNVEQIVPEYVTTEKEVIQYVDEPYEVEKIVEVPKVMHVYKDVIQPQYRDVPYPVEVPIKQYRPVPVEKIVDRNVNIPVEVEMVQEFYCPRVQLIYKEIPVPVHVQRVVEHPIPHQILDSQDMTRSYYERVLKDLDRIH; encoded by the exons ATGGGCGACAGCATTGTTGAACAGAGTATTCAAATTAAGGAGGTGATGAAACATGAAATTGAGGAGCGTGTCATTCAAGTCCCTAATACAAAGATTGTGGAAAAGATAGTTGAGGTCCCCGAGCCCATTTACAAAGAGAACATTATTAGGGTAAAAAAGCCTGTTATTTGCGACCGTATAAAGCACATCCCCAAGCCCATAATCAGGGAAAATGTTGTTCATGTACCAGAAATAACG TATACCGACAAAATTGTAGAGGTGCCGCAGATTATCTACAAAGAAAATATTGTGGAAGTGCCAAAGACTATTGTGCAGGAACGAATCATTTCTGTGCCAAAAAAGGTCGTGAAGGAGAAAATAATCAACGTCCCccaaattgaatataagACA GTTATTGAGGAGAAGATTGTGAATGTGGAACAGATTGTTCCGGAATATGTTACCACTGAAAAGGAGGTTATCCAATACGTAGACGAGCCATATGAAGTCgaaaaaattgtagaaGTTCCAAAAGTTATG CATGTGTATAAGGATGTTATACAACCACAGTATCGTGATGTTCCCTATCCAGTTGAAGTTCCCATTAAGCAATATCGTCCAGTGCCTGTGGAGAAAATTGTGGATCGGAATGTAAACATCCCCGTGGAAGTTGAAATGGTTCAGGAGTTTTACTGTCCAAGGGTTCAGCTTATTTATAAAGAAATTCCGGTTCCCGTTCATGTTCAAAGAGTCGTTGAACATCCGATTCCGCATCAAATTTTAGATTCCCAGGACATGACGCGTTCCTACTACGAAAGAGTTCTAAAAGATTTAGATCGCATCCACTAA
- a CDS encoding LNS2 (Lipin/Ned1/Smp2) (overlaps_old_locusTagID:BBM_II02965), giving the protein MWEKIYSSVVNVLDINQATLSGSCDIICVKRLDKLASSDSTPKYIYKSTPFHIRFGKVKLLKSREKVVSVYVNGVLSNLTMKLSSAGEAYFPKDIDDDEDSSSDEGSPVHSLTISSIDESTEHLSLKCDDIQEISSLIESSKQKSGMEDVCLAKSPNSNDAEYDPSSKDVSLRCIDCQKPLVNKQYNIAGHSTKTAVAAATTGVNDAKRDRLGADVDPVKSGNIMSQKAESILPNFEYGSDNMWNWVDTQIQHGRDGSILQLSLCGHLIFNERDVYAQSQFFSKYLVTWDAFSSDPSILYDPTLVACFGSRPPYYQAKVAIALIISWIVFNRPLSPSAFDMILKYDMDKPKERYWDLLFGKNKSDEHINFDSSRDGYKKNGPQIPNPGDVSSLNKPRKCQQSFKPTSEQLESLNLNPGPNLITFVVQSALQGIQSVKSVLYLWPHDAKIVISDVDGTITRSDLLGHLMPIVGKDWSHEGVAGLFSKISQNSYKVLYLTARAIGQSSYTKEYLFGLTQNKSNKLPEGPLFLSPDRLLISLKREVITKSAYTFKISTLNEIRSIFSSEHNPFYAGFGNNDSDRRAYTSVGVPEFRIFTINPRGVIRTSNSTYQGTYTSMTDIVQEMFPAPVDNSSTHDDQYNEFQYWNFPIQMEVVNDLDCDSSWNDHVPFNEMAP; this is encoded by the exons ATGTGGGAGAAAATATATAGCAGCGTAGTAAATGTGTTGGACATAAATCAAGCAACACTTTCTGGTTCCTGTGATATAATATGTGTGAAACGCTTGGACAAATTGGCATCATCAGATTCAACCCCAAAGTACATCTACAAATCTACTCCTTTCCATATTCGTTTTGGGAAAGTGAAATTACTTAAATCAAGGGAGAAAGTGGTATCTGTCTATGTGAATGGCGTCCTTTCCAACCTTACTATGAAATTGAGTAGTGCAGGAGAAGCTTATTTTCCTAAGGATATTGAT GATGATGAGGATTCATCTAGCGATGAGGGATCACCAGTACATTCTCTAACAATCTCATCCATTGATGAATCAACGGAACATTTGTCGCTAAAGTGTGACGACATACAAGAAATATCATCTTTAATCGAGTCTTCAAAACAAAAATCAGGGATGGAAGATGTATGCTTGGCAAAGTCCCCTAATTCAAACGATGCAGAGTACGATCCTTCGTCCAAAGATGTTTCCCTCCGTTGCATTGATTGTCAAAAGCCATTGGTTAACAAACAGTATAATATCGCAGGACATTCAACAAAAACAGCAGTTGCGGCCGCCACTACAGGTGTTAATGATGCCAAAAGAGATAGACTGGGTGCCGATGTAGACCCAGTGAAATCTGGTAATATAATGTCACAAAAGGCTGAGTCAATCCTTCCAAACTTCGAGTACGGCTCAGATAACATGTGGAACTGGGTAGATACGCAAATACAGCATGGCAGGGATGGAAGTATACTCCAACTCTCCCTGTGCGGTCACTTGATTTTCAATGAACGGGATGTTTATGCACaatcacaatttttttccaaatatttagtGACTTGGGATGCATTTAGCAGCGACCCTAGTATCCTGTACGATCCGACTCTTGTTGCTTGTTTTGGTTCCAGGCCTCCATACTACCAAGCTAAGGTTGCCATAGcactaataatatcatGGATTGTATTCAACCGCCCATTATCTCCCTCAGCCTTCGACATGATCCTCAAGTACGATATGGATAAGCCTAAGGAGCGATATTGGGATCTACTGTTTGGTAAAAATAAG TCTGATGAGcacataaattttgatagtTCGAGGGATGGATACAAAAAGAATGGCCCCCAAATTCCCAACCCAGGAGACGTATCATCACTGAATAAACCGAGGAAATGCCAACAGTCATTCAAGCCTACATCGGAACAACTGGAAAGTCTAAACTTAAACCCCGGgccaaatttaataactTTTGTCGTCCAATCTGCTCTACAGGGAATTCAAAGTGTCAAGTctgtattatatttgtggCCTCACgatgcaaaaattgtaatatcaGACGTAGATGGCACAATAACTCGTTCAGACTTACTGGGCCATTTAATGCCCATTGTAGGAAAGGATTGGTCGCATGAGGGAGTGGCTGGGTTATTTTCCAAAATCTCGCAAAATTCATACAAGGTTTTGTACTTAACTGCGCGTGCTATTGGCCAGTCTAGTTACACTAAGGAGTATTTATTTGGTCTCACCCAAAATAAGTCTAACAAATTGCCAG AGGGACCATTATTTTTGAGCCCAGACCGATTGTTGATCAGTTTAAAGCGGGAGGTTATAACTAAATCTGCATATACCTTCAAAATATCTACTCTGAACGAGATCCGTAGCATATTCTCGTCCGAGCACAACCCCTTTTACGCTGGTTTTGGCAACAACGATTCG GATAGGCGAGCTTACACCTCAGTTGGAGTACCAGAATTTCGTATATTTACCATCAACCCAAGGGGTGTGATTAGAACATCCAACTCCACGTACCAGGGGACGTACACTTCTATGACGGATATTGTACAGGAGATGTTTCCGGCACCTGTTGACAATTCGTCCACGCACGACGACCAATACAACGAGTTTCAGTATTGGAATTTTCCCATACAAATGGAAGTGGTGAACGATCTAGACTGTGATTCTTCCTGGAATGACCACGTACCATTCAACGAGATGGCCCCTTGA
- a CDS encoding DNA-directed RNA Polymerase II subunit F (overlaps_old_locusTagID:BBM_II02970): MDDEFGETYMDEFGEAFGEDEEDIFDEDFDEVNDVDLGVKRGDVDIITDPNDPRVHVSSSNRITSPYLTKYEKARIIGTRALQISLNAPITIPFDFGEQDTIDSASMVDAAIDPLVIAEKELYQKTIPFTIRRYLPNGSYEDWKIQELIID, from the exons ATGGATGACGAATTTGGGGAGACCTACATGGATGAGTTTGGCGAGGCCTTTGGGGAAGATGAAGAAGATATATTCGACGAAGATTTCGACGAAGTCAATGACGTAGATTTGGGAGTTAAACGCGGGGATGTTGACATAATTACGGATCCAAATGATCCGAGAGTACAT GTGAGCTCCAGTAATCGCATAACGAGTCCTTATCTCACCAAGTATGAGAAAGCACGTATTATTGGCACCAGGGCATTGCAAATTAGCCTCAACGCGCCTATAACAATACCTTTTGATTTTGGAGAACAAGATACTATAGACTCTGCCTCAATGGTAGATGCAGCAATTGATCCACTTGTGATCGCCGAAAAGGAGCTATACCAAAAAACCATTCCTTTTACAATCAGGAGATATCTACCAAATGGCAGTTATGAAGATTGGAAGATACAAGAACTCATTATAGATTAA
- a CDS encoding 2-oxoisovalerate dehydrogenase E2 component (dihydrolipoyl) (overlaps_old_locusTagID:BBM_II02980;~overlaps_old_locusTagID:BBM_II02985): protein MILSILSRRLRPSTQYLAHPIKFNYCIHNLTLLQREFATKVFKLSDIGEGITEVELIKWDKQVGDEVEEMESVCTVQSDKAAVEISSRFTGKVEKLYYQPGDIVKVGDPLMDIDIVEEAEAAASVTKDSSHIEPLGTSISVSTNIGVNDTTSTRDNSISGVMATPAVKKMAKDLGIDILKVAGSGPNGKITKEDLHKITRHSTDQLEGTVIKLSGIPLAMAKAMTESMAIPNVTIGQNVDFTDLVAKAKSISETVIGVKITVTPLLIKIFSLAIEKYPIFNSKFGPNNQYTVFKNHNISVAIATEHGLVVPNVKNVQNKNIKAIAEDMCRLQKLATDKLLSKDNVSCGTFTISNLGSIGCSSVSPRLFDGQAAIAGITSAELVPKFVGNEIKGRRIAQIGLTADHRHIDGAAMALFLKEVKRIIENPVQLDSFL, encoded by the exons atgatattgagCATACTGTCGAGGAGGCTGAGGCCGAGCACGCAATATTTAGCCCATCCCATTAAATTTAACTATTGCATACATAATTTGACATTGCTGCAAAGGGAATTTGCCACAAAAGTGTTCAAGCTATCCGATATAGGAGAAG GTATCACTGAAGTTGAATTAATAAAGTGGGATAAACAAGTGGGAGATGAAGTGGAAGAG ATGGAATCCGTTTGCACAGTACAGTCAGATAAGGCGGCTGTGGAAATCTCTAGTAGATTCACAGGGAAAGTCGAGAAGTTATACTACCAGCCAGGGGATATTGTAAAAGTTGGAGATCCACTCATGGACATAGACATTGTTGAGGAGGCTGAAGCGGCGGCTTCTGTAACCAAAGATTCTTCTCACATAGAACCCTTAGGTACTAGTATTTCTGTTTCAACCAACATTGGTGTAAATGACACAACATCTACTAGGGATAATAGCATTTCAGGAGTTATGGCAACTCCTGCAGTGAAGAAAATGGCCAAAGATTTGGgcattgatattttaaaagtAGCTGGTTCAGGGCCAAACGGAAAAATCACCAAAGAGGATTTACACAAAATCACCAGGCACTCAACAGACCAATTAGAAGGTACCGTTATAAAGTTATCCGGTATTCCTCTCGCAATGGCCAAG GCCATGACTGAATCTATGGCCATACCAAATGTTACGATTGGACAGAATGTGGATTTTACTGATTTGGTGGCGAAGGCTAAATCTATATCTGAGACAGTAATTGGTGTCAAAATAACGGTGACTCCACtgttaataaaaatattctcTCTGGCCATAGAAAAGTACCCTATATTCAACTCCAAATTTGGACCGAATAATCaa TATACTGTATTTAAGAATCACAACATTTCCGTGGCAATTGCCACTGAACACGGATTGGTCGTACCCAACGTGAAAAACGTGCAAAACAAGAATATCAAAGCAATTGCCGAGGATATGTGTAGGTTGCAAAAACTAGCAACGGATAAGTTGTTGTCAAAGGATAATGTAAGCTGCGGGACTTTTACAATCTCCAATTTGGGAAGTATTGGATGTTCTAGTGTATCTCCAAGATTGTTTGATGGACAG GCTGCAATCGCTGGGATTACTTCTGCTGAATTAGTACCAAAATTCGTTggaaatgaaataaaaggACGAAGAATTGCTCAGATTGGATTGACTGCGGACCATCGTCATATTGATGGTGCGGCAATGGCACTCTTTCTCAAAGA GGTGAAAAGGATTATTGAAAACCCGGTTCAGTTGGATTCATTTCTATGA
- a CDS encoding Ankyrin repeats (3 copies) (overlaps_old_locusTagID:BBM_II02975): MTTQAIKMPDFGFDRLNTKLEESLITPVTHVTIAESSRSTPIQTLSPQQLERTLFNAATNRNLCQFYSTIQPLLLAGNISLCDDIKALHWASFCGNAEIVKKLLDIGCDVNKVDSINGETPIFFAIKGGSFATIHYLINRFGTPIIVHKNKRGMTPFLVAAAEANQDDISTALRILELFYLYGVSLEEQDENGMTCLLHAARRGSLHVVQWLLARGASLAHRDFLGNAAIHYACFSGNLETVRFICQKGAPSFMDSKSIAKTSEEQTVWGICKLKRNLLLYLLMKIWKLQGVITGHISSLRSPYPFYYWGITIINMLLFMNMYHTLEINSDCNIWFLLWVCCQIFWASTFFSDPGFAKAQVVPTQKQITSSFYESDCYQPSVHMFHPQSYSAHLEKLERRQKFINLEIYKVKMDGGTNGYHQYHDSSGVCLEEGKMLCIEMHSIYDKVALERRANSHPKYVEAVMDINGDYKSVCVTCSMIKPRRSHHCGECGHCIIRQDHHCAWVDNCIARDNQRSFFLFVFTLTLLFLQNYKVIYLYMVSRCYLLEGQMIWAFFTCIFGACFNTFWLLFVLYLTIRTARSSLTNVTFYEMLKKPEYIRDKYGECNTVCWDFKGLNPIKAFQNLVSFCSRDDSF, from the exons ATGACCACGCAGGCGATTAAAATGCCTGACTTTGGCTTTGACCGCCTGAACACAAAATTGGAAGAATCGCTCATCACGCCAGTCACACATGTCACGATTGCAGAGTCGTCCCGATCCACTCCAATTCAAACCCTCTCGCCACAACAACTAGAG CGCACACTGTTTAACGCTGCTACAAATCGTAAtttatgtcaattttatagCACAATACAGCCCCTGCTCCTGGCGGGTAACATATCCCTGTGCGACGATATTAAGGCGTTACACTGGGCCAGTTTTTGTGGCAACGCTGAAATAGTAAAGAAACTATTGGATATTGGCTGTGATGTTAATAAGGTTGATAGCATTAATGGGGAAACGCCTATTTTTTTCGCCATAAAAGGCGGATCTTTTGCCACAATCCATTACCTAATCAACAGATTCGGCACACCCATCATAGTACACAAA AACAAGAGGGGGATGACCCCCTTTTTGGTGGCTGCAGCCGAGGCTAACCAGGATGACATATCGACTGCTCTAAGGATACTTGAGCTATTTTATCTATACGGTGTATCACTGGAGGAACAGGATGAGAAT GGCATGACATGTCTTCTTCATGCCGCAAGAAGAGGAAGTTTGCATGTTGTGCAGTGGCTGTTGGCACGGGGGGCCTCCCTGGCCCATAGGGACTTTCTTGGCAATGCCGCAATTCATTACGCGTGTTTTTCCGGTAATTTGGAAACCGTGCGTTTTATA TGTCAAAAGGGGGCACCCAGTTTCATGGATTCCAAGTCTATCGCAA AGACCTCTGAAGAGCAAACTGTTTGGGGTATATGCAAGCTCAAACGTAACCTGCTACTATACctattaatgaaaatatggAAGTTACAGGGAGTGATAACGGGACATATATCGTCGCTGAGGTCGCCATATCCCTTTTATTATTGGGGAATAACAATCATTAACATGCTACTTTTCAT GAACATGTATCATACACTCGAGATCAATTCCGATTGTAATATATGGTTTTTATTATGGGTGTGTtgccaaatattttgggCCTCAA CATTCTTTTCTGACCCTGGTTTTGCAAAGGCCCAAGTTGTACCCACACAAAAGCAAATAACCTCCAG TTTCTACGAGTCTGATTGTTATCAGCCTTCTGTTCACATGTTTCATCCGCAATCTTACAGTGCGCACCTGGAGAAACTCGAAAG GAGACAAAAGTTTAtcaatttggaaatttacaAGGTGAAGATGGACGGAGGAACGAATGGGTACCACCAGTACCATGATTCATCTGGAGTATGCCTCGAGGAGGGTAAAATGTTGTGCATAGAAATGCACAGCATTTACGATAAAGTAGCACTGGAGCGCCGTGCGAATTCGCACCCTAAATATGTAGAGGCAGTGATGGATATAAATGGGGACTATAAATCCGTATGTGTAACTTGTAGCATGATAAAACCGCGCCGATCTCATCATTGCGGCGAATGTGGCCATTGCATAAT TCGACAGGATCACCATTGCGCTTGGGTGGATAATTGCATTGCCAGGGATAATCAAAGGTCATTTTTCCTATTTGTGTTTACTCTGACGCTATTGTTTCTGCAGAATTACAaggttatatatttgtacatGGTCTCTAGATGCTATCTCCTCGAGGGACAGATG ATTTGGGCTTTTTTCACGTGTATATTTGGCGCTTGTTTCAACACATTTTGGCTGCTATTCGTACTCTACCTGACCATACGTACGGCCAGATCTTCACTAACCAATGTGACATTTTATGAGATGCTTAAAAAGCCAGAGTACATCCGCGACAAATATGGCGAGTGTAACACTGTGTGCTGGGATTTTAAGGGGCTCAACCCGATCAAGGCTTTCCA GAATTTGGTTTCATTTTGCTCGAGGGACGATTCGTTCTAA